From a single Calothrix sp. NIES-2098 genomic region:
- a CDS encoding DevC protein, giving the protein MLSKLFRKTPLAWRQLMKEKTRLAIAVAGITFADMLMFIQLGFESALFDAAVKPHRNLKADLVLINPQFQTLFSVKSFSRERLYQTLGYDDVQSVNSVYISTGQWRNPQTRLDRAILVWGIEPAQPAFQFPEVQQHQNDLKQLYQVLFDQAGRPEYGDVGTIYQKSGNFQTELNGKAINVKGLFSNGASFAADGNVITSDSTFLQLFPDRKPDRIEVGLITLKPGANPEQVRSQLVAGLPNDVLVLTPEGFAQIEKTYWATGTGIGFIFGLGVGVGFIVGIVIVYQILYSDVSDHLPEYATLKAMGYSDRYLFGVLMQEALFIALLGFLPSFFFSFGLYQLTYAATMLPIFMKIDRAITVFILTVIMCTFSGAIAMRKLRAADPADIF; this is encoded by the coding sequence ATGTTGTCTAAACTCTTCCGTAAAACTCCGCTGGCTTGGCGGCAGTTAATGAAAGAAAAAACCCGTCTTGCGATTGCAGTGGCAGGTATTACCTTTGCCGATATGTTGATGTTTATTCAGTTGGGTTTTGAAAGTGCATTATTTGATGCTGCTGTCAAACCCCATCGGAATTTAAAGGCAGATTTAGTATTAATTAATCCGCAATTTCAAACTTTATTTTCGGTAAAAAGCTTTTCTCGCGAAAGGCTATATCAGACATTAGGTTATGACGACGTACAGTCAGTAAATTCTGTATATATTAGTACTGGGCAGTGGCGAAACCCGCAAACCCGCCTCGATCGCGCCATTTTGGTTTGGGGTATCGAACCAGCACAACCCGCCTTTCAATTTCCCGAAGTCCAACAACATCAGAATGACCTCAAGCAGTTATATCAAGTGTTATTTGACCAAGCGGGTCGTCCAGAATATGGCGATGTTGGCACTATTTATCAAAAATCAGGCAACTTTCAGACAGAACTCAATGGCAAAGCCATCAATGTCAAAGGCTTGTTTAGCAATGGTGCTTCCTTCGCGGCTGATGGTAACGTCATTACTAGCGACTCGACTTTTCTGCAACTATTCCCAGACCGCAAACCCGATCGCATTGAAGTTGGTTTAATTACTCTAAAACCTGGTGCTAATCCCGAACAAGTGCGATCGCAACTCGTAGCTGGTTTACCCAATGATGTCCTAGTTTTAACTCCCGAAGGATTTGCCCAAATTGAAAAAACTTATTGGGCTACGGGTACTGGTATTGGTTTCATTTTTGGATTAGGTGTAGGAGTTGGCTTTATTGTCGGGATTGTCATTGTCTACCAAATTCTTTACTCTGATGTCTCCGACCACCTCCCAGAATACGCCACCCTCAAAGCAATGGGCTATAGCGATCGCTATTTATTCGGAGTTCTAATGCAAGAAGCCTTGTTTATAGCATTATTAGGTTTTTTACCCTCATTTTTCTTTTCTTTTGGGCTGTATCAACTGACCTATGCTGCAACAATGCTACCCATTTTTATGAAAATAGATCGGGCAATAACTGTCTTTATTTTGACTGTCATTATGTGTACTTTTTCGGGAGCGATCGCCATGCGAAAACTCCGCGCTGCTGACCCAGCCGATATTTTTTAG
- a CDS encoding biopolymer transport protein ExbD/TolR, with translation MRLPEEPDIPPQINIVPMIDVIFAILTFFIMSTLFLTRSEGLPVNLPKAASSQQQASSEPINVTVDAAGKISVNRKSVNLDVLAPQVRTLMGDKREALVIINADAQVNHGQVVAVMDRLRQVQGAKLAIATQKP, from the coding sequence ATGCGCCTTCCAGAGGAACCAGACATTCCACCCCAGATTAATATCGTGCCGATGATTGATGTCATCTTTGCGATATTGACATTTTTTATCATGTCAACTTTGTTTTTAACTCGGTCTGAAGGTTTACCAGTTAATTTACCAAAGGCAGCGTCGTCACAACAACAAGCTTCCAGCGAACCGATTAATGTCACAGTAGACGCAGCCGGAAAAATTAGTGTCAACCGCAAATCGGTTAATCTCGATGTGTTAGCACCCCAAGTACGCACATTAATGGGCGATAAAAGAGAAGCTTTGGTAATTATTAATGCCGATGCGCAAGTAAATCACGGTCAGGTAGTAGCCGTTATGGATCGGTTACGTCAGGTGCAGGGAGCAAAATTAGCGATCGCCACCCAAAAACCATAG
- a CDS encoding heterocyst specific ABC-transporter, membrane fusion protein DevB homolog, which yields MDRWLLFKPKNQGIIALGIAATAITGGIVVYAVSQFGQVGRTATSEIPTTPIVQKVTALGRLQPEAEVIKLSAPLALDGDRIAQILVQEGDRVQSGQTIAILDSRDRLQTAVLQAQKQVQVAQAKLAQVKAGAKTGEIQAQQATVERLQAQSQGDRQSQQEAIARIEAQWQGDRNAQAATIKKLIAELNNAQAEYLRYQQLYKDGAISNSAFDTKRLSVETTKQQLDEAQAVLNRINTTASRQLAEAKVALNRINSTSNKQVSEAKATLNSIAEVRPVDVAAAQTEVENAIASLKRAQTDLAAAYIKAPTAGQILKIHYRAGEKIGDAGIADFAQTDQMIAVVEVYQTDIGKVKLGQKAVITGQAFPGELRGKVFQVGLQVNRQNVFSNQPGENLDSRVIEVKIRLNREDSKRVAGLTNLQVQTAIEL from the coding sequence ATGGATCGTTGGCTATTATTTAAACCAAAAAATCAAGGGATAATTGCGTTAGGAATTGCCGCTACTGCGATTACAGGTGGAATTGTTGTGTATGCAGTTTCTCAGTTTGGGCAAGTTGGTAGAACTGCTACATCTGAAATCCCAACTACACCGATTGTGCAGAAAGTAACGGCCTTAGGGCGACTGCAACCAGAAGCCGAGGTGATTAAGTTGTCTGCACCCTTAGCGTTAGATGGCGATCGCATTGCCCAAATCCTCGTTCAAGAAGGCGATCGCGTTCAATCGGGGCAAACAATCGCAATTTTAGATTCGCGCGATCGCTTGCAAACGGCGGTACTGCAAGCGCAAAAACAAGTCCAAGTTGCCCAGGCGAAACTCGCACAAGTCAAAGCAGGGGCAAAAACCGGAGAAATTCAGGCACAGCAAGCAACTGTAGAACGTTTACAGGCGCAGTCTCAAGGAGATCGCCAAAGTCAACAAGAAGCGATCGCCCGCATAGAAGCACAATGGCAAGGAGATCGAAACGCCCAAGCAGCCACAATTAAAAAACTGATCGCAGAACTCAACAACGCCCAAGCTGAATACTTGCGTTACCAACAGTTATATAAAGATGGGGCAATTTCTAATTCTGCATTTGACACTAAACGCTTGAGTGTGGAAACCACCAAACAACAACTAGATGAAGCGCAAGCTGTTCTCAATCGGATCAATACGACTGCAAGCAGACAACTCGCAGAAGCGAAAGTCGCACTGAACCGCATTAACAGCACGAGTAACAAACAAGTCAGCGAAGCCAAAGCCACACTTAATAGTATTGCCGAAGTTCGTCCAGTGGATGTCGCCGCAGCCCAAACGGAAGTCGAAAATGCGATCGCCTCACTCAAACGCGCCCAAACCGACTTAGCCGCAGCTTACATCAAAGCACCAACAGCAGGGCAGATTCTCAAAATTCATTACCGCGCTGGTGAAAAAATTGGCGATGCTGGTATTGCAGATTTTGCCCAAACCGACCAAATGATTGCAGTGGTAGAAGTTTATCAAACTGACATTGGCAAAGTAAAGCTCGGACAAAAAGCAGTAATTACTGGTCAAGCATTTCCAGGGGAATTGCGGGGTAAAGTTTTTCAGGTTGGCTTACAAGTGAACAGACAAAACGTTTTTAGCAACCAACCAGGAGAAAACCTTGATAGCCGAGTCATTGAAGTCAAAATTCGTCTCAACAGAGAAGATAGCAAGCGAGTTGCAGGTTTGACTAACTTGCAGGTGCAGACAGCCATTGAACTGTAA
- a CDS encoding MotA/TolQ/ExbB proton channel, translated as MIFSNLFTAGGVVMWPLLGFSVLAVALIIERVVFWVKINNRQNRVVREVLQLYRLNNVVSALDKLQQNTDLPISRIFLAALELEEATPEEFRLALESEAQAEIPLLKRFQNIFETIIGLAPLLGLLGTVLGLITSFASLNIGDVGGTKTSGVTGGISEALVSTASGLVVAIFTLLFANTFRGLYQRQIARIQEYGGQLELLYRRRYERGEKSYAPSRGTRHSTPD; from the coding sequence ATGATATTTAGTAATTTATTTACAGCAGGCGGCGTGGTCATGTGGCCGCTATTAGGATTTTCGGTGTTAGCAGTGGCACTGATTATCGAACGAGTCGTATTTTGGGTAAAGATCAATAATCGACAAAACCGCGTAGTGCGTGAGGTGCTACAACTTTATCGCTTAAATAATGTAGTTAGCGCTTTGGATAAGTTGCAGCAAAATACCGATTTACCCATATCTCGAATTTTTTTGGCAGCTTTAGAATTGGAGGAAGCCACTCCAGAGGAATTTCGCTTGGCGTTAGAAAGTGAAGCACAAGCCGAAATCCCCTTACTCAAGCGTTTCCAAAACATCTTTGAGACTATTATCGGCCTTGCACCTCTGTTAGGACTTCTCGGCACTGTCTTAGGCTTAATTACCTCCTTCGCATCCCTAAATATCGGTGATGTCGGAGGTACGAAAACATCAGGTGTGACAGGCGGGATTAGTGAAGCTTTGGTATCTACAGCCTCAGGATTAGTTGTGGCTATCTTTACACTTTTATTTGCGAATACCTTTCGAGGACTATATCAACGTCAGATAGCCAGGATTCAAGAGTATGGCGGACAGTTAGAATTACTCTACCGCCGTCGTTATGAAAGAGGAGAAAAATCTTATGCGCCTTCCAGAGGAACCAGACATTCCACCCCAGATTAA
- a CDS encoding SpoIID/LytB domain-containing protein yields MKFQILLGSLLSQIKGKHWWVSILLWIALVAPAQASVILRIAIERNVNQVKVGSSKTAIVKDGTGRTLGQLPAMSSFYAQAVPGGVALDRWQSGLFWIEPTDNGFVYIGDRWYRGRTLVVPTEKGLTAVNWVDTEEYLYSVIGGEMDAQWPQEALKAQAIAARTYALYERERQRSNPIYDLGDSPDRWQIYKGVSSESSTTYAAVDATAGQVLTYNNKIILSVFHACSGGHTENVEDVWGSKEPYLRAVQDYDQNIKECSWVKTFSPTEISSRISGVGNVTDIIPEARSPFQSVKVLKIVGDRGTKELQGEDVRTALRLKSTRFNVSKGADGSFILQGLGYGHALGMSQWGAYNLAKRGANHLQILGHYYPGVALTPIKAK; encoded by the coding sequence ATGAAATTTCAAATTTTACTCGGCTCTTTACTTTCTCAAATTAAAGGAAAACATTGGTGGGTAAGCATCCTCTTGTGGATAGCTTTGGTTGCCCCAGCTCAAGCATCTGTCATCCTGCGCATCGCCATTGAGAGGAATGTAAACCAGGTAAAAGTTGGTAGTTCTAAAACTGCAATAGTCAAGGATGGTACGGGTCGGACTCTGGGACAATTACCAGCGATGAGTTCGTTTTATGCTCAAGCCGTGCCTGGTGGGGTAGCTTTAGATAGATGGCAGTCTGGTTTATTTTGGATTGAGCCGACAGATAATGGATTCGTTTATATTGGCGATCGCTGGTATCGTGGTAGAACTCTGGTTGTACCCACAGAAAAAGGTTTAACTGCTGTTAATTGGGTGGATACAGAGGAATATCTCTACAGCGTTATAGGTGGAGAAATGGACGCTCAGTGGCCGCAAGAAGCCCTAAAAGCCCAAGCGATCGCGGCTCGTACTTATGCTTTATACGAACGGGAAAGACAGCGCAGTAATCCCATTTACGATTTAGGCGATAGCCCAGATCGCTGGCAAATTTACAAAGGTGTCAGTAGTGAATCTTCTACTACATATGCTGCCGTTGATGCTACAGCTGGACAAGTTCTAACTTACAACAACAAAATCATTCTCTCAGTCTTCCACGCTTGTTCTGGCGGACATACCGAAAATGTTGAAGATGTTTGGGGCAGTAAGGAACCTTACCTGCGTGCTGTTCAAGACTACGATCAAAATATCAAAGAATGTAGCTGGGTGAAAACCTTCTCACCTACCGAAATTAGTTCTAGGATTTCGGGTGTAGGCAATGTTACAGATATAATTCCAGAGGCTCGTTCGCCCTTCCAAAGTGTTAAAGTTCTCAAAATTGTGGGCGATCGGGGCACGAAGGAACTACAGGGCGAAGATGTACGTACTGCGCTCAGGCTAAAGAGTACCCGATTTAACGTTAGTAAGGGAGCAGATGGTAGTTTTATTCTCCAAGGGCTAGGTTACGGTCATGCTTTAGGTATGAGCCAGTGGGGAGCCTACAATCTTGCCAAGCGTGGCGCAAACCACCTACAAATTTTGGGGCATTATTACCCAGGTGTAGCCTTAACGCCAATTAAAGCCAAGTAG
- a CDS encoding heterocyst specific ABC-transporter, ATP-binding subunit DevA homolog: MLSKSPLEPVINISNLNHYFGEGTLKKQVLFDINLEIKAGEIVIMTGPSGSGKTTLLTLMGGLRSAQEGSLKILGQEICGAKKQQLTQLRRQIGYIFQAHNLMTFLTAKENVRMSLELHDQYLHQDLDSKAIAMLETVGLGERVNYYAENLSGGQKQRVAIARALVSHPKIVLADEPTAALDKKSGRDVVELMQRLAKEQGCTILLVTHDNRILDIADRIIYMEDGQLKNDGVDVVTKMH; this comes from the coding sequence ATGTTATCAAAATCCCCTTTAGAACCAGTAATTAATATTAGTAATCTCAATCACTACTTTGGTGAAGGCACGCTCAAAAAACAAGTATTATTCGATATTAATTTGGAGATTAAAGCTGGTGAAATTGTCATTATGACTGGCCCTTCAGGATCGGGAAAAACCACCTTGTTAACCCTGATGGGTGGATTGCGATCGGCTCAAGAAGGTAGCCTCAAAATATTAGGACAGGAAATCTGTGGGGCTAAGAAACAGCAGCTAACCCAACTACGCCGCCAGATTGGTTATATTTTCCAAGCGCATAACCTCATGACCTTTTTGACAGCTAAAGAAAATGTGCGGATGTCGCTAGAATTACACGACCAGTATCTTCATCAAGATTTGGATAGCAAAGCGATCGCTATGTTAGAAACCGTGGGACTAGGAGAACGTGTAAATTACTACGCCGAAAACCTCTCAGGAGGACAAAAGCAACGAGTTGCGATCGCTCGTGCCTTAGTCAGCCATCCTAAAATTGTTTTAGCAGACGAACCCACCGCCGCACTCGATAAAAAGTCAGGACGTGATGTTGTGGAATTAATGCAGAGGCTAGCGAAAGAACAAGGCTGTACGATTTTGTTAGTTACCCATGATAACCGCATTCTAGATATTGCCGATCGCATCATTTATATGGAAGATGGGCAATTAAAAAATGATGGCGTAGATGTTGTTACTAAAATGCATTAA
- a CDS encoding transcriptional regulator — MPKIVDREQYRKELLGRCFDLFAQKGYSAITMREIAQGLGVSTGTLYHYFPSKQALFEQLLEEISQQDVAMALAELGGRKPLPEAMAALARYLIKNEDYFIKWTYIWVDFCQHQDSEQIKVSGVLKRANQRYQQAACDFLGVEDPVLASFVLSFVNGLILEKLWGDETICFTEQCALLGKMLTAYLQQSVDGNLANRTN; from the coding sequence ATGCCCAAGATTGTTGACCGCGAACAATACCGTAAAGAACTGCTCGGCAGATGCTTCGACTTATTTGCCCAAAAAGGCTACAGTGCAATCACCATGAGGGAAATTGCTCAAGGCTTAGGCGTTTCAACAGGAACGCTGTATCATTACTTCCCCAGTAAACAAGCTTTATTTGAGCAATTGCTAGAAGAAATTAGCCAGCAAGATGTGGCTATGGCATTAGCAGAATTGGGAGGAAGAAAACCGTTACCAGAGGCAATGGCAGCATTAGCAAGATACTTAATCAAAAACGAAGATTACTTTATTAAGTGGACTTACATTTGGGTTGATTTTTGCCAGCATCAAGACTCCGAGCAAATAAAAGTAAGTGGGGTTTTAAAGCGTGCTAATCAGCGATATCAGCAAGCAGCCTGTGATTTTTTAGGAGTTGAAGATCCAGTTTTAGCTTCTTTTGTATTGAGTTTCGTCAATGGTTTAATTCTGGAGAAATTATGGGGTGATGAAACTATTTGTTTTACAGAACAATGTGCATTATTGGGAAAAATGCTAACGGCATATTTGCAGCAATCGGTCGATGGGAATCTGGCTAATCGTACAAATTAG